From Pseudoramibacter sp.:
CATCGCTTTTGATCACAGCACAAATGATATTGTTGTTTTCGATTTTTTCAGTGGTCATGTTATTTCCTCCAAATTTTTATGCGCTGTGATTATTTATTGTAAATGATATAAGCGATCCCTGCAAGCATTGAAAGCAAAAACAGACGGCACCCAACTGAAGTTGAATGCCGTCTGTTTGTTTGCAATTCTGCCTATTTGATGGATTACAGTCTTACGAACGCACTGCCAACACGTACAGCTTTTTCTATATATTATAGAAGATTTTTTTACGCCTGATTTTTAATCGCTTGAACGGTTGTGTTGACATTGTGGGGCACGGGCGCCCAGCTCACGTTCTGGAACAGCGCAGCGATGGCGATGGGCCCGTAGGTGAGCATGAAGACCGGGAAGGTCAGACAATAGAGCAGACCTTTCCAGGGCTTGACGTAAATCTGTTTGTGTTCTCTGATATAAGTATAGACGCCTAAGATATTGAGCACAACTGTCGATTTGAATAGAAACAGGCCGATGGAAGTCAGCGCTTCGACAGCGTTGCCGGCTGTGGCGATGTTCAGTCCCATCATGCCAATGCCGATCACAAGGCCTGTGAGCATGACGTAAAAAGCGGGCAGATAGCTCATAAGCATGTCGAAGGCGGCAAATCCGCCGGGTTTGCCCAGGCGTTTGACCAGCGGCTTCCCGTAGATTTTAAAGACCTGGAAATACCCCTTTATCCAGCGCATGCGCTGCCGCACGGAGTCCCTGAACCGCGTGGGCTGTTCGTCGTAGAAGACGGCTTTTTCGGCGTAGCCGATTTTCTCGCCGCTGGTGATGCAGGCGGCGGTGAGTTCAATGTCTTCGGTTAAAAGAAAGAAATGCCATCCGCCCAATTTCTTCAAGGCTTTCCGGCTGATCATGTACCCGGTGCCGGACACCATGCAGCTGGTTCCCGAATGCATGCGCCCCCGGTTGAGGAGCTGAGATTCGTGGAGGAACCACAAAGCGTACCCTGACGAGATCCAATTGTCGCCGAAGTTCTTGGCGTTGCGGTAGCCGGTGACCAGGGAATAGCCCGCGTTGTAAATGCGGTTCATTTCCTCTACAAAATGGGCATCGAGGATGTTGTCCGCATCGAAAACAAAATAGCCATCGTAAATCCGGTGTTCTGATTCCAGCCGGTTAAACAGCCAGCCCATGGCGTAGCCCTTGCCGACCTGGATGCGGTCGAAGCGTTCGTAGACTTTTGCCCCGGCCTTCCGGGCCAGATCCGCCGTATTGTCTGTGCAGTTGTCGGCCACCACAATGACATCCAAAAGAGCTTCAGGATAGGTTTGGGCCTTGACGCTTTGAATCAGGGCTTCAATCACCGCGGCTTCGTTTCGTGCCGCGATGAGTACGGCGAAGCGGTGTCGCTCATTTTTCGTTTCAATCTTCATTTTGTGATGAGACGCAAAAAAGTACCGAACCTGATACGCGTAGCAGATGAGAATGGCAATGGCCAGCCCCCGCCGCGCAAAACACTCTATCATCATTAAGTGCATATCGTCTGATTCCTCCATCTGTTTTTAATCAGTGCCAGTATAAGCTTTGCTTTTTAATAATTGATGATTTTTTGTTAAATATTTTATAAAGAATGAGGACATCAGAATTTAAATTTGAAAAATCTTATGATTCATCTTATAATAAAGATCACGACTAAATTTATAGGGAAGAAAGAAATAGGTGAAATCATGAAAATCTCAACGAAAGGACGCTACGCCCTGCGCATGCTGACCGATCTGGCCGAACATCAGGGCGAAGGCTACATCGCGCTCAAGGATATTGCCAAGCGTCAGAATATCTCGAAAAAATACCTCGAACAAATCGTCATCCTGCTCCACGGCTCCGATCTGTTAAAAGCGAGCCGCGGCCCCAACGGCGGCTACCAGCTGGCCAAGGCGCCGAAGGACTGCACCGTCGCCGACATCTTAAGACAGACAGAAGGCTCCCTCGCCCCCATCGCCTGCCTTGAAGCCGAACCCTTTGGATGCGAACGTGCCGAAGAATGCCTGACCCTGCCGGTCTGGAAGGGCCTGTACAAACAGATCACCGACTACCTCGAAGGGATCACCATTCAGGATATTCTCGACCACGCATCCCAGAACGCACCTCTGAACTTTGTCATATAACAGCGAAAACCCGCGAATTCATTTTCGCGGTTTTTTTGTCTGCTGATGTTTTTTCTGTTCTTCCAGACGTTCGTGCCGAATGGCTTCTGCGCGTCTTGCCATTTCACGGTAAACCTGCTGCTGGTGGGTCAAAGGCTTAGCTTCTTCAGCGGATTCGGGCTTCTCCAGCGATGGCTTTTCTATGGGTTTTGCTTCCTGATGTGCCGGCTCTTCCAGCACATCGGCTGTCTTTTCCTGCTGCTGAGACCGGCGTCTGCTTTTAATTTGACTCAGGCTCTGAAAATGCCTGATATTCACTTTTGTCATCAGACCGTCCTCCCTTTCTGAAACCTTCTGAATCTTTAATTTCATCATAACAAAACAAGCTTTAAGAAAATCAAAATGTTATTTGCTAGTTTTATCGAATTTCCATGAAAACGTCTTGACTTTTACTCCTGATCCATGTATGATTGATATATGAACATATTTGCATATATTTATATATTAAATCGTAAAGGAGTGTCTTATGCGTTTACATGAAAAGGCCTCAGTGCCTCATCCCGATCACGATCATCATCACGATTGCTGTCATCATGATCATGAACATCACCACCACGATCACGAAGGGGCGATTTCGGATCTCTCCGCCCTCACCCTGACGTGTTCGAAATGCCATCAGCCCTTCGCAGCCTGTTCGTGCCCGCCCCAGGAAACCACGACCAAGCTTTTCAACATCGAAGGCCTGGACTGCGCCGACTGCGCCGCCAAGGTCGAACGGGGATTCGGGCAGATTGACGGCATCGAATCGGCTTCGGTCTCATTTTCCGCCGGCGTCGTTCAAATTAAGGCGAAAGATCCGGACCGCTTTCTCGGCGCCCTGAACACGGTCGCCGGCAAACTGGAACCCGGCTGTGAAGTCGTGTCCCGCCATGCCGCGCCCAAAGCCGAAGCTGAAGAAGAAGCCAAAGGCCTCGGCGAATGGTTTTTCGGAGAAAGCTACGCGCGAATCCAGCTCATCCTCGGCGCCATTTTATTCGGCATCGGCGAAGTACTCGAGCATCTGGGCCTCGCTTCGCCGGTGTGGATCGCCTTTTATCTCGCGTCTTACGCCATCATCGGCCTGCCCATCGTCGCCGTGGCCGTCCGGATGCTCATCCGGGGACAGTTCTTCGACGAACATTTCCTCATGGCCATTGCGACCCTCGGCGCCTTTGCCATCGGCCAGTGGCCCGAAGCCGTCGGCGTCATGCTGTTCTACCGCATCGGCGAATATTTTGAAGACAAAGCCAGCGAACAGAGCCGCTCCCAAATCATGGACGCGGTAGATCTTCGGCCGGAAGTGGTCAACCTCCTCACCGATTCTGGCAAAACCGAAGTCATCCCGTCGGAAAACGCGAAAGTCGGCGACCTGCTCCTGGTTCACGCCGGCGACCGCATCCCCCTGGACGGCACTGTCATGGACGGCCATTCCCAGATCGACACCTCGCCGGTCACCGGCGAGCCGGTTCCTGTATCAGCAGGGCCCAGCGACGCGGTGATGTCTGGCTGTGTGAACACCTCAGGC
This genomic window contains:
- a CDS encoding RrF2 family transcriptional regulator codes for the protein MKISTKGRYALRMLTDLAEHQGEGYIALKDIAKRQNISKKYLEQIVILLHGSDLLKASRGPNGGYQLAKAPKDCTVADILRQTEGSLAPIACLEAEPFGCERAEECLTLPVWKGLYKQITDYLEGITIQDILDHASQNAPLNFVI
- a CDS encoding glycosyltransferase family 2 protein; protein product: MHLMMIECFARRGLAIAILICYAYQVRYFFASHHKMKIETKNERHRFAVLIAARNEAAVIEALIQSVKAQTYPEALLDVIVVADNCTDNTADLARKAGAKVYERFDRIQVGKGYAMGWLFNRLESEHRIYDGYFVFDADNILDAHFVEEMNRIYNAGYSLVTGYRNAKNFGDNWISSGYALWFLHESQLLNRGRMHSGTSCMVSGTGYMISRKALKKLGGWHFFLLTEDIELTAACITSGEKIGYAEKAVFYDEQPTRFRDSVRQRMRWIKGYFQVFKIYGKPLVKRLGKPGGFAAFDMLMSYLPAFYVMLTGLVIGIGMMGLNIATAGNAVEALTSIGLFLFKSTVVLNILGVYTYIREHKQIYVKPWKGLLYCLTFPVFMLTYGPIAIAALFQNVSWAPVPHNVNTTVQAIKNQA